AACGGCGGTTCCGTTCAGGGCTTTCCGCCCAAGTTGGTGCCGCCGTCGTTTGCCCCTCATGTCAAACGTTAGATTTCACAACACACCAACCACGCTTTGTCACGCCATGTCATTCCTTGCTAGACCATTCCGGGTCGCGGACCTGATGCGAGTCGTGGGCGATTCCTACAGCTACAAGACAGCGTTTCAGTACAGCCTTGTTTGCGAAGACGTCCGTACATTTCCAGATCTGTACTTAGTGGATGATGCGTCGGGTGAATATCTATTGGAGCTAAATCCTGTAATGCGAGAGGACGGAGAACGAACGAAGTTCTTGTTCTTCACTCATGGGGCTGTAATCACGTTCTATAAAAAGCTATGGTCGCCCGAAGTTTCCATTCAGAAGTTCCCCTCAAGCCTGGAGCCATTTCGAGAAGGCATTCAGGCGAGATTCTTATTGGCGGCTCAGGTGCACTTTGATGCGCGCAAAGAGAAAGTTTCTTTGTCTTTTGTTTCAGACAATGTCGACTTCATCTCGATCTTCTAATCGCGTAGTCAATTGCGACACCTTGCATACCGAATGAAATATAACCAGTCTACAAGGACTTCCCACTGTTTCAAGCTCCAGTAGCAAGACATGACCCCTCCAGGGGCACTTCTCATTCAAGACCTGTGTTCTGGGCAGCGGCAACGCAACGAGGAACAGACTGAACATCTACAAACGGGCTTGATGCGGACGTTGCCGCGGCCCCAGATACGAACCGCTCAGCGGGGCCCCATTCGTTCGTCGTTGTTGGCGCGGCGCACCGCGCGTGCAACGGACGGGTTATCGGGTTCACCAGCTGCCGGTCTGACCTGTGCTTTGCCTCTGCGAACGTGGGTCTGCGAAGTGACTCTGGAGCGTCGAGATCAGGCCGGCAGCGGCGCTGTTGGCGCGGGCTGCTTGCACTGCGGAATGGGCGGTACATGTTCGGGGTCGTAATCGAGCTCCCGCGTCAGCACCGCCCACAGGATGCGGGCATTCTTGTTAGCCAGCGCCACCAGGGCCCTCTGCCAACCCACACGATCCCGGAGCTGCAGCAGCCACTGCGAGATGCGGTCGCAGCGCTTGGGCGCGGCCAGCAGCGCGGACTTGGCCCCCTGGATGAGCAGCGTGCGCAGATAGTTGTTGCCGCGCTTGGTGATGCGGCCCAGGCGGTGCTTGCCGCCGCTGGAGTTCTGGCTGGGCACCAGGCCGAGCCAGGCACTGAACTGGCGAGCACTCTTGAACTGGTGCATGTCACCGACCGCGGCCACCAGAGCCGAGGCGGTGAGTTCACCCACGCCGTGCAACTGGGCCGCCCGCGCGGCGGCCTGATCCTGGCGCACATGCTGCTTGACCTGGCTGTCGCACCAGGCGATCTCCTCATCCAGAAGACGCCAATGCGCCTGCGCCCGCTGCAGGCCCAGGCGCAGCATGCCGGGCAATTCGTTGCTGGCGTCCTCCAAGGCGTGGCTGAGCACGCGACGCAAGGCGTCAGGGCTCTGAGGGAACACCAGGCCGAACTCTGCCAGCAGGCCGCGGATGCGGTTGATGCAGGCGGTGCGCTCCTCCTTGTAGCCTTCGCGCAGGCGATGGATGCCTTGCCAGCCTTGCTGCTGGGGTGTCTTCACCGCTATGCAGCGGGTGCGC
This genomic stretch from Roseateles sp. DAIF2 harbors:
- a CDS encoding IS110 family transposase gives rise to the protein MDEITRVGVDLAKRVYQVHAVDGSERTVLARPMSPQRFEQWAATLPAGCVVAMESCSGAHHLARRLRLMGLDARLIAAHFIAPFRVQGTSGKNDAYDAAAICEAASRVRTRCIAVKTPQQQGWQGIHRLREGYKEERTACINRIRGLLAEFGLVFPQSPDALRRVLSHALEDASNELPGMLRLGLQRAQAHWRLLDEEIAWCDSQVKQHVRQDQAAARAAQLHGVGELTASALVAAVGDMHQFKSARQFSAWLGLVPSQNSSGGKHRLGRITKRGNNYLRTLLIQGAKSALLAAPKRCDRISQWLLQLRDRVGWQRALVALANKNARILWAVLTRELDYDPEHVPPIPQCKQPAPTAPLPA